The following proteins come from a genomic window of Limnohabitans sp. 103DPR2:
- a CDS encoding iron-containing alcohol dehydrogenase, which produces MSIDKFSFPTPIHFGVGARKLVGKHLQDLGYKRPLIVTDKAMADLPLMAEFISHLAGLDVAVYAGVHGNPTASQVTAGGVAFNAHKADCVIGLGGGASLDVAKVVGLSATHDGPILEYAWDHPKVRSISGALPYFVALPTTSGTGSEVGRSSVVSEDDTHQKRVIFHPKLLAQTVFADPELTVGLPGKITAATGMDALTHNIESYLSPAYHPLCDGIALEGTRIGAAALHTAVHEPSNLKARSDMMMSSMMGAIAFQKDLGAVHSCAHALGAVVDMHHGLANALMIDVVMAWNYEAVPEKFNELAHVCNVKGGGSAFVTWLKELKASIGITGSLSTHGVKPEHMARLVEIATADICHQTNPRPCTAADFEKLFKAAM; this is translated from the coding sequence ATGAGCATTGATAAATTCTCCTTCCCCACCCCCATCCACTTTGGCGTGGGCGCCCGCAAGTTGGTGGGCAAACACCTCCAAGATTTAGGCTACAAGCGCCCTCTCATCGTGACCGACAAAGCCATGGCAGACCTGCCCCTCATGGCCGAATTCATCAGCCACTTGGCTGGCTTAGATGTCGCCGTTTATGCCGGTGTGCATGGCAACCCCACCGCCTCACAAGTGACAGCAGGCGGCGTGGCTTTCAATGCCCACAAGGCCGATTGCGTGATTGGCTTGGGTGGCGGTGCCTCATTGGATGTGGCCAAAGTGGTGGGCTTGTCGGCCACCCATGACGGCCCCATCTTGGAATACGCATGGGACCATCCCAAGGTGCGCAGCATCTCAGGTGCCCTGCCTTACTTTGTGGCCTTGCCCACCACCTCTGGCACTGGCTCAGAAGTGGGTCGCTCTAGCGTGGTCAGCGAGGACGACACACACCAAAAGCGCGTGATCTTCCATCCCAAGTTGTTGGCACAAACGGTTTTTGCAGATCCAGAATTGACCGTGGGCTTGCCCGGCAAAATTACCGCAGCCACCGGCATGGATGCGCTGACGCACAACATTGAAAGCTACTTGTCACCTGCCTACCACCCCTTGTGCGATGGCATCGCTTTAGAAGGCACTCGCATTGGCGCGGCAGCGCTGCACACTGCGGTCCACGAGCCTAGCAACCTCAAAGCCCGCAGCGACATGATGATGTCGTCCATGATGGGCGCCATTGCGTTCCAAAAAGATTTGGGGGCGGTGCACTCTTGCGCACATGCATTGGGTGCGGTGGTCGATATGCACCACGGCTTGGCCAATGCGCTCATGATCGATGTGGTCATGGCTTGGAACTACGAAGCCGTGCCCGAAAAATTCAACGAACTGGCCCATGTTTGCAATGTCAAAGGCGGCGGCAGTGCCTTCGTGACATGGCTCAAAGAATTGAAAGCGTCCATCGGCATCACAGGCAGCTTGTCCACTCATGGCGTGAAGCCAGAACACATGGCGCGCCTGGTTGAAATTGCCACCGCCGACATCTGCCATCAAACCAACCCACGTCCTTGCACTGCAGCCGATTTTGAGAAGCTGTTCAAGGCTGCCATGTAA
- a CDS encoding glutamine synthetase family protein, protein MATSKVHPALKAVEKSGAQKVKVAVSDIDGILRGKYLHIDKFKGAAEPYPAGGFGFCDVVFGWDSSDQCYDNTSVTGWQHGFPDALARLDLNTARNVPWDNNVPFFIGEFVNSDGTPHPLCPRQTLKKVLKRAEKLGVSPMCGMEFEWFNFLEDSHSWQHKKGVDPTPLTPGMFGYSLLRMNQNREFFNAIQDEMLQFGVPIEGLHTETGPGVYEAAIAFSDALTQADRAILFKTGTKEIGARFGIMPSFMAKWNAALPGCSGHIHQSLSDGKMNLFADAKGRHGMSKVFESYLAGQVAHLMEFAPMFWPTINSYKRLVDGFWAPVKPTWGIDNRTASFRVISGSPKSTRLETRCPGADVNPYLAMAAVIAAGLDGVEKGMKLTAPAIHGTNGGAENIPRAPRTLIETTRNFQQSKVARDWLGDTFVDHFAATREWEWRQWLDGVTDWELKRYFEII, encoded by the coding sequence ATGGCCACCTCCAAAGTACACCCCGCACTCAAAGCGGTTGAAAAAAGCGGTGCTCAAAAAGTCAAAGTGGCTGTGAGTGACATCGACGGCATTTTGCGTGGCAAGTACTTGCACATCGACAAATTCAAAGGCGCAGCAGAACCCTACCCTGCGGGTGGCTTTGGCTTTTGTGACGTGGTGTTTGGTTGGGACTCGTCCGATCAGTGCTACGACAACACCTCCGTCACGGGCTGGCAACATGGCTTCCCAGATGCACTGGCGCGCCTGGACTTGAACACGGCGCGCAATGTCCCCTGGGACAACAACGTGCCCTTCTTCATTGGCGAGTTTGTGAACAGCGATGGCACACCCCATCCCCTGTGCCCTCGCCAAACATTGAAGAAAGTCCTGAAGCGCGCCGAAAAATTAGGGGTGAGCCCCATGTGCGGCATGGAATTTGAATGGTTCAACTTCTTAGAAGACTCGCATTCATGGCAGCACAAAAAGGGGGTCGACCCTACTCCTTTGACACCCGGCATGTTTGGTTACTCTTTGCTGCGCATGAATCAAAACCGCGAGTTTTTCAACGCCATTCAAGATGAAATGCTTCAATTTGGCGTGCCCATTGAAGGCTTGCACACCGAAACAGGCCCAGGTGTTTACGAAGCCGCCATTGCCTTCAGCGATGCGCTGACACAAGCCGACCGAGCCATCTTGTTCAAAACAGGCACCAAAGAAATTGGCGCACGCTTTGGCATCATGCCCAGTTTCATGGCCAAGTGGAACGCCGCACTTCCGGGCTGCAGCGGCCACATTCACCAAAGCCTGAGCGATGGCAAAATGAATTTGTTTGCCGACGCCAAAGGCCGTCATGGCATGAGCAAAGTGTTTGAAAGTTACTTGGCAGGGCAAGTTGCGCACTTGATGGAATTTGCCCCCATGTTCTGGCCCACCATCAACAGCTACAAGCGCTTGGTGGATGGTTTCTGGGCACCTGTGAAGCCCACTTGGGGCATCGACAACCGAACGGCCAGCTTCCGCGTCATTTCTGGCTCGCCCAAATCGACTCGCCTCGAAACACGTTGCCCTGGCGCCGACGTCAACCCTTACCTGGCCATGGCAGCCGTCATTGCTGCCGGTTTGGACGGCGTGGAAAAAGGCATGAAGCTCACCGCGCCGGCCATTCATGGCACCAACGGTGGTGCCGAGAACATTCCCCGTGCACCCCGCACACTGATCGAAACCACCCGCAATTTCCAACAGTCCAAAGTAGCACGCGATTGGTTAGGCGATACATTTGTGGATCACTTTGCGGCCACCCGAGAATGGGAGTGGCGCCAATGGCTCGATGGCGTGACCGATTGGGAACTCAAGCGCTATTTCGAAATCATTTAA
- a CDS encoding 2-aminoethylphosphonate--pyruvate transaminase, whose product MQREAILLTPGPLTTTLRTKLAMLRDWGSWDSDFIAVTARVRKSLLNVIQGQETHVVVPLQGSGTFSVEAAVATVVPPSGHILVLDNGAYCKRAAKISTMMGRKTTLVPTPEDKAVSPIELEALLVKDPSITHVVLIHCETGAGVLNPLHEVAKVCEKHNKGLIVDAMSSFAAIEIDARSTRFDALIAASGKCLEGVPGMGFVFIRKAILDNCAGNNTSLAMDLHDQYVYMEKTGQWRFTPPTHVMVALAEAIQQFEDEGGQPARLKRYQRNYQTLIEGMAALGFKPYLDPSVQAPIIVTFHAPAHANYEFRKFYEAAKKHGFILYPGKLTEIETFRVGCIGAIGPIEMQQAVHAVALTLKELGIASGAPA is encoded by the coding sequence ATGCAACGCGAAGCCATTCTCCTCACCCCCGGCCCCCTCACCACCACCTTGCGAACCAAATTGGCCATGCTGCGAGATTGGGGCTCTTGGGACAGCGACTTCATTGCCGTGACAGCACGAGTGCGCAAGAGTTTGCTGAATGTAATTCAGGGGCAAGAGACTCATGTGGTGGTGCCCTTACAAGGCAGCGGCACTTTCAGCGTTGAAGCTGCAGTGGCCACAGTGGTCCCACCCAGCGGTCATATTTTGGTGTTGGACAACGGCGCCTATTGCAAACGTGCGGCCAAAATTTCCACCATGATGGGGCGCAAAACCACATTGGTACCCACACCCGAAGACAAAGCTGTCTCTCCCATTGAACTTGAAGCTTTGCTCGTCAAAGATCCCAGCATCACGCATGTGGTCTTGATTCACTGCGAAACAGGGGCCGGTGTTTTGAACCCTTTGCACGAAGTGGCCAAGGTTTGCGAAAAGCACAACAAGGGCTTGATTGTCGATGCCATGAGCTCGTTTGCTGCCATTGAAATTGATGCCCGCAGCACCCGCTTCGATGCCCTCATTGCAGCCAGTGGCAAATGCCTGGAAGGCGTTCCTGGCATGGGCTTTGTGTTCATTCGCAAAGCCATTTTGGACAACTGCGCAGGCAACAACACCTCGCTGGCCATGGACTTGCACGATCAATATGTGTACATGGAGAAAACGGGCCAGTGGCGCTTCACACCCCCCACCCATGTGATGGTCGCTTTGGCGGAAGCCATTCAGCAGTTTGAAGACGAAGGCGGCCAACCTGCCCGCCTGAAACGCTATCAGCGCAATTACCAAACCTTGATCGAGGGCATGGCAGCACTGGGCTTCAAACCTTATCTTGACCCTTCTGTGCAAGCACCCATCATTGTCACTTTCCATGCGCCCGCGCATGCCAACTACGAATTCAGAAAATTCTACGAAGCTGCCAAAAAGCATGGCTTCATTTTGTACCCTGGCAAGCTGACTGAAATTGAAACATTCCGTGTGGGTTGCATTGGCGCCATTGGCCCCATTGAAATGCAACAAGCCGTGCATGCCGTGGCACTCACATTGAAAGAATTGGGCATTGCCAGCGGCGCACCCGCTTGA